In Listeria cossartiae subsp. cossartiae, one genomic interval encodes:
- a CDS encoding DHH family phosphoesterase, translating into MKSEILQQIKQFETIILHRHVRPDPDAYGSQMGLAEIIRASFPEKKVYSVGNDEVSLQFLGVVDEITDDIYKDALVIVCDTANQERVSDGRFNKGNKLIKIDHHPNDDAYGDLLWVDTTASSCSEMIVAFWEAFSDELILNETAARLLYAGIVGDTGRFLYPSTTEETLRLSAHLVTFPFDRPALYRELYELPKNTVKLSGYILQNFVMDENGAATVYLSDTLLNEFDVNPRDASALVSCIENVAGIKAWIMFIQEGPVFRARLRSKGPVINELAKEYGGGGHPLASGATLHNEEEIKEMTAKLQLICATK; encoded by the coding sequence ATGAAAAGTGAGATTTTACAACAAATAAAGCAATTTGAAACGATTATTTTGCATCGACATGTAAGACCAGATCCAGATGCTTACGGTTCGCAAATGGGGCTTGCGGAAATTATCCGGGCTAGTTTTCCTGAGAAAAAGGTGTATTCGGTTGGAAATGATGAAGTATCGCTCCAATTTCTTGGTGTGGTGGATGAAATAACGGACGATATATATAAGGATGCGCTTGTGATTGTGTGTGACACGGCGAATCAAGAGCGCGTTTCGGATGGACGATTTAACAAAGGCAACAAATTAATCAAGATTGACCACCATCCAAACGATGATGCTTACGGTGACTTACTTTGGGTAGACACGACAGCTTCTTCTTGTAGCGAAATGATTGTCGCATTTTGGGAAGCATTTTCCGATGAATTAATTTTGAATGAAACAGCAGCGCGACTTCTTTATGCTGGGATTGTTGGTGATACTGGTCGGTTCTTATATCCGAGCACCACGGAAGAAACACTGCGTCTATCCGCGCATTTAGTGACGTTTCCGTTTGACCGTCCGGCGCTTTACCGTGAATTATATGAACTTCCAAAAAATACTGTGAAGCTTTCGGGCTACATTTTGCAAAACTTTGTGATGGACGAAAATGGCGCGGCAACGGTTTATTTAAGTGATACACTTTTAAACGAGTTTGATGTAAATCCGCGCGACGCTTCTGCACTTGTTTCTTGTATTGAAAATGTGGCGGGAATCAAGGCGTGGATTATGTTCATCCAAGAAGGGCCGGTTTTCAGAGCCCGTTTACGTTCGAAGGGTCCGGTTATCAATGAATTAGCTAAAGAGTATGGCGGCGGTGGACATCCGCTTGCTTCTGGAGCAACACTGCATAATGAAGAAGAAATCAAAGAAATGACGGCAAAATTGCAACTCATTTGCGCAACTAAATAA
- the ytoI gene encoding CBS-HotDog domain-containing transcription factor YtoI has translation MATKHEQILKYIENLAVGEKISVRKIAKNLSVSEGTAYRAIKDAEIIGFVSTIKRVGTLRIERKQKDSIEKLTFAEIVNMIDGQVLGGRAGLYKSLNKFVIGAMTVEAMERYTDAGNLLIVGNRVSAHELALKRGAAVLITGGFDTDDEVKQLADEKELPILSTSYDTFTVATMINRAIYDQLIKKEVVFVEDILTPLETTAFLSTSDKVADWHKMEEATGHSRFPVVNRAMRLTGMVTSKDILEKNPSISIERVMTKNPLTVGPKMSVASVAHMMIWESIEVIPVVKDDLTLIGIVSRQDILKSMQMIQKQPQVGETIDDTIANQLSEKADTGEEADYEFKVSPQMTNSLGTLSYGVFTQVVCDVVQQKLFSMKKRNVAIENVTMYFLKPVQMDATIVIKPRILEMGRKAGKLDVELYLEGILTGKAIVACQMMER, from the coding sequence GTGGCCACAAAACATGAACAGATTTTAAAATACATTGAAAATCTTGCAGTCGGAGAAAAAATATCTGTGCGGAAAATCGCGAAAAACTTGTCTGTAAGTGAGGGAACTGCTTATCGGGCAATTAAAGACGCGGAAATTATTGGTTTTGTTTCTACTATTAAACGAGTAGGGACACTTCGAATTGAGCGGAAACAAAAAGATAGCATCGAAAAATTAACTTTTGCTGAAATTGTTAATATGATTGATGGACAAGTGCTTGGCGGTCGAGCTGGATTATATAAATCGCTGAATAAGTTTGTGATTGGCGCGATGACCGTGGAAGCGATGGAACGTTATACAGATGCTGGTAACTTATTAATCGTCGGAAACCGGGTGAGTGCGCATGAACTTGCTTTGAAACGCGGTGCTGCGGTATTGATTACTGGTGGCTTTGATACGGACGACGAAGTAAAACAGTTGGCGGATGAGAAAGAATTGCCTATTTTATCGACTTCGTATGATACGTTTACGGTAGCAACGATGATTAACCGCGCGATTTATGACCAATTGATTAAAAAAGAAGTGGTGTTTGTCGAGGATATTTTAACACCACTAGAAACGACTGCATTTTTGTCCACATCGGATAAAGTTGCAGATTGGCATAAAATGGAAGAAGCGACTGGACATAGCCGTTTTCCTGTTGTTAACCGGGCGATGCGACTGACTGGAATGGTGACGAGTAAAGACATTTTAGAAAAAAATCCGAGCATTTCGATTGAACGCGTAATGACGAAAAATCCGCTAACGGTTGGGCCGAAAATGAGCGTGGCCTCGGTGGCGCATATGATGATTTGGGAAAGCATTGAAGTAATCCCGGTCGTCAAAGATGATTTAACGTTAATCGGCATTGTCAGCAGACAGGATATTCTAAAATCCATGCAAATGATTCAAAAACAACCGCAAGTCGGTGAAACGATTGACGACACAATTGCGAACCAACTTTCGGAAAAAGCGGATACTGGTGAAGAAGCGGATTATGAATTTAAAGTAAGTCCGCAAATGACGAATTCACTTGGGACTTTATCGTACGGCGTCTTTACGCAAGTAGTTTGTGATGTTGTACAGCAAAAACTATTTTCCATGAAAAAACGTAATGTGGCGATTGAAAACGTGACGATGTATTTTCTAAAACCTGTTCAAATGGACGCGACAATCGTGATTAAACCACGGATTTTGGAAATGGGGCGTAAAGCTGGGAAACTAGATGTCGAGCTTTACTTAGAAGGAATTTTGACCGGAAAAGCAATTGTTGCTTGTCAAATGATGGAACGTTAA
- a CDS encoding metal-dependent hydrolase: MKISFHGQSCIKIITGNTTILVDPFISGNKKCDLKAEEQMPDFIVLSHGHDDHVGDTVEIARNSGATVICNADLASFLAVEDGLENIAPMHIGGKRQFDFGQVKLTQAFHGSQTVRDGRIINLGFPTGIVFTIEGKNIYFAGDTGLFSDMKLIGELNPLDVAFLPIGDNFTMGPEDAAIAARFLQAKLVIPMHYNTFPLIEQDAHQFVASLDEGIAGKVLEIGEGIEI; the protein is encoded by the coding sequence ATGAAGATTTCATTTCATGGTCAGTCTTGTATTAAAATTATCACTGGGAATACAACTATTTTAGTGGATCCATTTATTTCTGGTAATAAGAAATGTGATTTAAAAGCAGAAGAGCAGATGCCAGACTTTATCGTTCTGTCGCATGGGCATGATGATCATGTCGGTGATACAGTTGAAATCGCTAGAAATTCAGGAGCAACCGTTATTTGTAATGCGGATTTGGCTTCCTTTTTAGCGGTAGAGGATGGTCTGGAGAATATTGCGCCAATGCATATTGGTGGGAAAAGACAGTTTGATTTTGGACAAGTGAAGTTAACGCAAGCTTTTCATGGTTCGCAGACTGTTCGTGATGGACGTATTATCAATCTTGGTTTTCCAACGGGGATTGTATTTACGATAGAAGGTAAAAATATTTATTTTGCAGGAGATACTGGTTTATTTTCTGATATGAAATTAATTGGGGAATTAAATCCGTTAGACGTTGCTTTCTTGCCGATTGGGGATAATTTTACCATGGGGCCGGAAGATGCGGCGATTGCAGCACGCTTTTTACAAGCAAAATTAGTGATTCCAATGCATTACAATACATTTCCGTTAATTGAGCAAGATGCGCACCAATTTGTTGCATCGCTTGATGAAGGTATTGCTGGAAAAGTACTTGAAATTGGGGAAGGTATCGAAATCTAA
- a CDS encoding M24 family metallopeptidase codes for MEKNIDVLQKWLKDQGAEVAFLTDPENIAYFSGYHSEPHERVLGLAVFPDSEPFLFTPALEVEDVRGGDWTHPAYGYNDTENPFTIIAEEIKKRVANPSKFAIEKKHMSVDRYEQLGGLFSGSSFIPIEHKIEQIRLIKTEAELTILKEAALLADYAVQVGVNEIAEGKTEAEIVAKIEYEMKKKGVTAMSFDTMVLTGKNGALPHGTPGETKIKKGDLVLFDLGVVHKGYCSDITRTVAFGDISAEQKKIYDTVLEAQIAAVEKVKAGVKASEIDLTARNIIREAGYGDYFPHRLGHGLGASVHEFPSITETNHMELQENMVFTIEPGIYVSGVAGVRIEDDLVVTKDGVQVLTEFPKTLQVIN; via the coding sequence ATGGAAAAAAATATCGATGTCTTACAAAAATGGCTAAAAGACCAAGGTGCCGAAGTAGCATTTTTGACGGACCCAGAGAACATCGCTTACTTCTCAGGTTATCATAGCGAGCCACATGAACGCGTACTTGGTTTAGCTGTTTTCCCTGATAGCGAACCATTTCTATTTACGCCAGCTCTCGAAGTAGAAGATGTACGAGGCGGCGACTGGACGCATCCCGCTTACGGATACAACGATACAGAAAACCCATTTACAATCATTGCAGAAGAAATCAAAAAACGTGTCGCAAACCCAAGCAAATTTGCGATTGAGAAAAAACATATGAGCGTGGACCGCTACGAACAATTAGGCGGGCTATTCTCCGGCAGCTCTTTCATTCCGATTGAACATAAAATCGAACAAATCCGTCTAATTAAAACAGAGGCAGAACTAACCATTTTAAAAGAAGCTGCTTTATTGGCTGATTACGCGGTACAAGTTGGCGTAAACGAGATCGCAGAAGGCAAAACCGAAGCAGAAATCGTAGCCAAAATCGAATATGAAATGAAGAAAAAAGGCGTCACAGCCATGTCATTCGATACAATGGTGCTTACTGGTAAAAATGGCGCCCTGCCCCATGGTACCCCTGGCGAAACAAAAATCAAAAAAGGCGATTTAGTTTTATTTGATTTAGGTGTTGTCCATAAAGGCTATTGCTCTGATATTACGCGTACTGTTGCTTTCGGCGACATTTCCGCTGAACAGAAAAAGATTTACGATACAGTTTTAGAAGCACAAATTGCTGCCGTCGAAAAAGTAAAAGCTGGCGTGAAAGCAAGCGAAATCGATTTAACTGCGAGAAACATTATTCGTGAAGCTGGTTATGGTGATTATTTCCCACATCGTCTTGGTCATGGGCTTGGTGCAAGTGTCCACGAATTTCCTTCTATCACAGAAACAAACCATATGGAGCTTCAAGAAAATATGGTATTTACGATTGAACCAGGTATTTATGTTTCCGGGGTTGCCGGCGTTCGAATTGAAGATGACCTCGTTGTCACCAAAGATGGCGTACAAGTATTAACCGAATTCCCAAAAACATTACAAGTAATCAACTAA
- the ald gene encoding alanine dehydrogenase, with protein sequence MLVGVPKEIKNNENRVAMTPASVFSYVNAGHTVYVEKDAGIGSNYQDADFVEAGATIVETAKEAWDVDMVVKVKEPIASEYNYFKEGLLLFTYLHLANEPTLAKALLQSKVNSVAYETVELADRTLPLLSPMSEVAGRMAAQIGAQFLQRTNGGMGVLLGGVPGVEKSEVVIIGGGIAGTNAAKIAVGLGANVTILDMNLKRLRELDDIFGNQVQTLMSNDFNIETAVKKADLVIGAVLIPGAKAPKLVKEHVIKQMIPGSVLVDIAIDQGGIFETTDHVSTHDDPTYEKYGVLHYAVANMPGAVPRTSTLALTNATLPFGLKLANEGLEVAVKKDPFLLRGLNTYQGHITYKAVADSLGLAYTDSKELI encoded by the coding sequence ATGTTAGTCGGCGTACCAAAAGAAATAAAAAATAACGAGAATAGGGTGGCGATGACCCCGGCAAGTGTTTTTTCTTATGTAAATGCAGGTCATACTGTATACGTGGAAAAAGATGCGGGGATTGGCTCTAATTATCAAGACGCTGATTTTGTGGAAGCAGGGGCAACCATTGTGGAGACAGCTAAAGAAGCTTGGGATGTAGATATGGTCGTAAAAGTAAAAGAACCGATTGCATCAGAGTATAACTATTTTAAAGAAGGCTTATTACTTTTCACCTATTTGCATTTAGCGAATGAACCAACGCTTGCGAAGGCTTTGCTTCAAAGTAAAGTGAATAGTGTCGCGTATGAAACGGTAGAACTTGCAGATCGTACGTTGCCGCTGCTTTCACCGATGAGTGAAGTTGCTGGACGAATGGCGGCGCAGATTGGTGCTCAATTCCTACAAAGAACAAATGGTGGGATGGGTGTGCTTCTTGGTGGTGTACCTGGTGTAGAGAAAAGTGAGGTCGTTATTATCGGCGGCGGAATTGCTGGAACGAATGCAGCCAAAATTGCGGTGGGGCTTGGAGCGAACGTGACTATTCTTGATATGAATTTAAAACGGTTGCGCGAACTTGATGATATTTTTGGCAACCAAGTACAAACGTTGATGTCAAACGATTTTAATATCGAAACTGCCGTGAAGAAAGCCGATTTAGTAATTGGAGCCGTTTTAATTCCTGGGGCAAAAGCGCCAAAATTAGTTAAAGAGCATGTAATCAAACAAATGATTCCGGGCTCCGTTCTTGTCGACATTGCGATTGACCAAGGCGGAATTTTTGAAACAACGGATCATGTTTCGACCCACGATGATCCAACATATGAAAAATATGGCGTGCTACATTATGCCGTTGCTAATATGCCAGGAGCAGTGCCACGGACATCTACGCTGGCTCTCACTAACGCCACATTACCTTTCGGGTTAAAACTGGCGAATGAAGGCTTAGAAGTAGCAGTGAAAAAAGACCCATTCTTACTTCGCGGTTTAAATACGTATCAAGGTCATATTACGTATAAAGCCGTGGCAGATTCTCTTGGTTTAGCTTATACAGATAGTAAAGAATTGATTTAA
- a CDS encoding universal stress protein, whose product MLQQYERVLVAVDGSKEAERAFQKAIQVANRNDAALGLVHVIDTRAFSSVANYDTSMADKATEYADELLSGYKEDALKAGVTKVESYIEYGSPKTAITKEAAKAFQADLIMCGATGLNAVERLLIGSVSEYIIRHSPCDVLVVRNDVPDYKEEK is encoded by the coding sequence ATGTTACAACAATACGAAAGAGTTTTAGTAGCAGTTGATGGATCCAAAGAGGCAGAAAGAGCTTTCCAAAAAGCAATTCAAGTGGCTAACCGTAATGACGCGGCGCTTGGTCTTGTCCACGTTATCGATACACGCGCGTTTTCATCTGTAGCCAATTACGATACAAGCATGGCGGACAAAGCTACCGAATATGCGGACGAATTACTTAGTGGCTATAAAGAAGATGCTTTAAAAGCCGGTGTCACAAAAGTAGAAAGCTACATCGAATACGGCTCACCGAAAACAGCTATTACAAAAGAAGCTGCCAAAGCATTCCAAGCAGATTTAATCATGTGTGGTGCGACCGGGCTTAACGCAGTGGAACGTCTACTGATTGGTAGTGTATCTGAATATATTATTCGTCACTCCCCTTGCGACGTGCTTGTCGTACGTAATGATGTTCCTGATTATAAAGAAGAAAAATAA
- a CDS encoding acetate kinase, with the protein MEKTIAINAGSSSLKFQLYDMPSERVITAGIVERIGLKDSIFTITVDGEKIKEIIDIPDHEIAVQMLLEKLINHKVIGSYDEITGIGHRVVHGGEKFPESVYIDDQVIKDIEALSELAPLHNPANVTGIKAFRKILPDVVSVAVFDTAFHQTMPPASYLYSLPYSYYEDYGIRKYGFHGTSHKYVSERAAELLGRPVEELRLLTCHLGNGASIAAIEGGKSMDTSMGFTPLAGVSMGTRSGNIDPALIPFIMEKTDKTAEQVLDVLNKESGMLGVSGISSDLRDLEDEAAKGNDRAELALQVFVDRIHKYIGSYAARMNGVDAIIFTAGIGENSSYIREKVLRGLEFMGVYWDPALNQVRGEERFLNYPHSPVKVIIIPTNEELMIARDVETIKQSR; encoded by the coding sequence ATGGAAAAAACGATTGCAATTAACGCCGGAAGTTCTTCACTGAAATTCCAATTATACGATATGCCATCTGAACGTGTTATCACAGCAGGGATTGTAGAAAGAATTGGTTTGAAAGATTCTATTTTTACAATTACTGTAGACGGAGAAAAAATCAAAGAAATTATTGATATTCCTGACCATGAAATTGCTGTTCAAATGCTACTTGAAAAATTAATTAACCACAAAGTTATCGGTTCTTACGATGAAATCACTGGAATTGGTCACCGCGTAGTTCACGGTGGAGAAAAATTCCCTGAATCCGTTTATATTGATGACCAAGTAATTAAAGATATTGAAGCATTATCTGAACTTGCGCCGCTTCATAACCCAGCGAACGTTACTGGTATTAAAGCATTCCGCAAAATTTTACCGGATGTTGTTTCGGTTGCTGTTTTCGATACAGCTTTCCACCAAACAATGCCTCCAGCAAGCTACCTTTACAGCTTGCCGTACAGCTACTATGAAGACTATGGTATCCGTAAATATGGTTTCCACGGTACAAGCCATAAATATGTATCCGAACGCGCTGCAGAACTTTTAGGACGTCCTGTAGAAGAGTTACGTTTACTAACTTGTCACCTTGGTAATGGCGCTAGTATCGCTGCTATCGAAGGCGGAAAATCAATGGATACTTCCATGGGATTCACGCCACTAGCTGGTGTTTCTATGGGAACTCGTTCTGGTAACATTGACCCAGCGCTTATTCCTTTCATCATGGAAAAAACTGACAAAACAGCAGAACAAGTACTTGATGTATTAAACAAAGAATCCGGTATGCTTGGTGTATCTGGTATTTCAAGCGACCTTCGTGATTTAGAAGATGAAGCAGCAAAAGGAAACGACCGCGCAGAACTTGCACTTCAAGTATTCGTTGACCGTATCCATAAATACATTGGTTCTTATGCAGCTCGCATGAACGGTGTAGATGCGATTATCTTCACAGCTGGTATCGGTGAAAATAGTTCTTACATTCGTGAAAAAGTACTTCGTGGACTTGAATTCATGGGCGTATACTGGGATCCAGCACTTAACCAAGTGCGCGGAGAAGAAAGATTCCTTAACTATCCTCACTCCCCAGTAAAAGTTATCATCATCCCTACAAACGAAGAATTAATGATTGCTCGTGATGTAGAAACAATCAAACAAAGTCGCTAA
- a CDS encoding class I SAM-dependent methyltransferase: MANEATQELFQVLDNTAIILQNELEISYLEAVYETGENLFQKEVLQKEELSSEKQLKLQASYESIELENFSNEEIRKGLQLALLKGMKHGIQVNHQMTPDSIGFIVAYLLEKVIQKKKNVSILDPACGTANLLTTVINQLELKGNVEVHASGVDVDDLLISLALVGADLQRQKMTLLHQDGLANLLVDPVDVVISDLPVGYYPDDENAKTFELCREEGHSFAHFLFIEQGMRYTKPGGYLFFLVPDAMFGTSDFAKVDKFIKKNGHIEGIIKLPETLFKTEQARKSILILQKADVNVKPPKEVLLANLSSLTDPSVTAPILAEIENWFKRKQ; encoded by the coding sequence TTGGCAAATGAAGCAACGCAAGAATTATTTCAAGTGCTTGATAATACAGCTATTATCTTGCAAAATGAGCTTGAAATAAGCTATTTGGAAGCGGTTTATGAAACAGGAGAAAATCTGTTTCAAAAAGAAGTTTTACAAAAAGAAGAGTTGTCTTCTGAAAAACAATTGAAATTACAAGCGTCTTACGAAAGTATCGAACTTGAGAATTTCTCAAATGAAGAAATCCGCAAAGGTCTTCAATTAGCACTACTAAAAGGCATGAAACATGGTATTCAAGTTAATCACCAAATGACACCAGATTCCATCGGATTTATTGTGGCGTATTTACTTGAAAAAGTGATTCAAAAGAAGAAAAATGTTTCTATTTTGGATCCAGCCTGTGGAACAGCAAACCTTTTAACGACGGTGATTAATCAACTAGAATTAAAAGGTAATGTGGAAGTTCATGCTAGTGGTGTGGATGTAGATGATTTGCTTATTTCGCTTGCATTAGTAGGTGCGGATTTACAGCGACAAAAAATGACGTTACTTCATCAAGATGGTCTGGCTAATTTATTAGTTGATCCCGTCGATGTCGTAATTAGTGATTTGCCAGTTGGTTATTATCCGGATGATGAAAATGCAAAAACATTTGAACTTTGCCGTGAAGAAGGGCATTCATTTGCACATTTCTTGTTTATTGAACAAGGAATGCGCTACACAAAACCAGGAGGATATTTATTCTTCTTGGTACCTGACGCAATGTTTGGGACTAGTGACTTTGCTAAGGTGGACAAGTTTATCAAGAAAAACGGTCATATCGAGGGAATTATTAAATTGCCCGAGACGCTGTTTAAGACTGAACAAGCACGAAAAAGCATCTTGATTTTACAAAAAGCGGACGTAAATGTAAAGCCGCCAAAAGAAGTTTTACTGGCCAATCTCTCTTCACTAACGGATCCAAGCGTAACCGCGCCGATTTTAGCGGAAATAGAGAACTGGTTCAAGAGGAAACAATAA
- the tpx gene encoding thiol peroxidase has translation MTQVTFKHNPVTLVGTERKVGDKAPNFTVVNRDLEEVTLHDYDGKVRLISVVPSIDTSVCSTQTRKFNEEASNLDNTVVLTISVDLPFAQKKWCAAEGLPNAITLSDHRDLSFGEAYGVIMKELRLLARSVFVVNAAGEIVYAEVVPEGSNHPNYEAAIEAAKKA, from the coding sequence ATGACTCAAGTAACATTTAAACATAATCCAGTTACACTCGTAGGCACAGAAAGAAAAGTAGGCGACAAAGCGCCCAATTTCACAGTGGTTAACAGAGATTTAGAAGAAGTAACCTTGCACGATTATGACGGGAAAGTGAGACTTATCAGCGTGGTTCCTTCCATTGATACCAGCGTTTGTTCCACACAAACGCGTAAATTTAACGAAGAAGCAAGCAATTTAGATAACACGGTTGTCTTAACTATCTCCGTTGATTTACCATTTGCGCAAAAGAAATGGTGTGCAGCAGAAGGTTTACCAAATGCAATTACTTTATCTGATCACCGTGACCTTTCCTTTGGAGAAGCATACGGTGTCATTATGAAAGAACTTCGCTTGCTAGCGCGTTCCGTATTTGTTGTCAATGCAGCAGGAGAGATTGTCTACGCGGAAGTAGTTCCAGAAGGCAGCAATCATCCAAATTATGAAGCCGCAATTGAAGCAGCGAAAAAAGCATGA
- a CDS encoding RDD family protein, which translates to MTHENVAFESKRQVYHYEPPIPKEEAIPKQYFAGFWIRFLAYLVDLIAIAALKGILINPILRIAGIGMDNSFFTFYWVITTIIFLAYFVLLTKFFGQTLGKMLFGLRVIKLNGKKLTWLNVLFREGAMRFVLKTVWPLYVVCAFTPNKQGIADFFEATSVVHMGYLELDEKWVYGAKK; encoded by the coding sequence ATGACGCATGAAAATGTAGCTTTTGAAAGTAAACGCCAAGTCTATCATTATGAGCCGCCCATCCCGAAAGAAGAAGCTATTCCTAAACAATATTTTGCGGGATTTTGGATTCGATTTTTAGCTTATTTAGTCGATTTAATTGCGATAGCGGCCTTAAAAGGAATTCTTATAAATCCGATTTTACGTATTGCTGGCATAGGGATGGATAACAGCTTCTTCACATTTTATTGGGTAATTACGACTATTATTTTTCTCGCATATTTTGTGCTACTAACGAAATTTTTCGGGCAAACTTTAGGGAAAATGTTATTCGGTCTTCGTGTTATCAAATTAAATGGCAAGAAATTAACGTGGCTCAATGTGTTATTTCGTGAAGGCGCGATGCGATTTGTGTTAAAAACTGTTTGGCCATTATACGTTGTTTGCGCTTTTACGCCAAACAAACAAGGGATTGCTGACTTTTTTGAAGCAACATCCGTCGTACACATGGGCTACTTAGAACTAGATGAAAAATGGGTATATGGAGCAAAAAAATAG
- the sppA gene encoding signal peptide peptidase SppA has protein sequence MNAKRWVALGIVCALLVVSALAKFTSSQFASVEEGNLTFAESLFADTGELTETVIEEGGMDTIAVLSVDGTIQDTGESGTLFSDAGYNHSLFMQQLEQVRNDDLIQGVLLYVNSPGGGVMESAQIRDKILQIKKERGIPFYVSMGSMAASGGYYISAPADKIFASKETLTGSLGVIMQSYDYSELMKKLGVSDNTIKSGEYKDIMSGTRPMTEDEKKIMQSMIDDSYNEFVKVVAKGRDMPIEQVRKIADGRIYDGRQAKEIGLIDAFGYQEDALEALKKEEGLSGATVIEYSAPEDFSSLFSVAAQKISGQNADISQLIKLTGTLKAPRMMYLYGE, from the coding sequence ATGAACGCTAAAAGATGGGTTGCACTAGGAATTGTTTGTGCGCTTTTGGTTGTTAGTGCATTAGCAAAGTTTACATCAAGTCAATTTGCTTCAGTGGAAGAGGGCAATCTAACATTTGCTGAAAGTTTATTCGCAGATACAGGCGAACTGACTGAGACAGTAATTGAAGAAGGTGGAATGGATACGATAGCCGTATTATCAGTAGACGGAACTATTCAAGATACAGGAGAGTCTGGTACTTTATTTAGTGATGCTGGTTACAATCATTCTCTTTTCATGCAACAATTAGAACAAGTGAGAAATGACGACCTTATCCAAGGGGTACTTTTGTATGTTAATTCACCAGGTGGCGGCGTGATGGAATCCGCACAAATTCGCGATAAAATTTTACAAATTAAAAAAGAACGAGGTATTCCATTTTACGTTTCGATGGGGAGTATGGCGGCATCAGGTGGCTATTATATCTCCGCACCAGCCGATAAGATTTTCGCGAGTAAAGAAACACTGACAGGTTCGCTTGGGGTTATTATGCAAAGCTATGACTATAGTGAATTAATGAAAAAACTAGGTGTTTCAGATAATACAATTAAAAGTGGCGAGTACAAAGATATTATGAGCGGAACAAGACCAATGACGGAAGACGAGAAGAAAATTATGCAGTCGATGATTGATGATTCCTACAATGAATTCGTTAAAGTTGTTGCAAAAGGCCGTGATATGCCGATAGAACAAGTTCGTAAAATTGCAGACGGCCGTATTTACGATGGTCGCCAAGCAAAAGAAATTGGCTTAATTGATGCATTTGGCTATCAAGAAGATGCTTTAGAAGCACTGAAAAAAGAGGAAGGTTTGTCCGGCGCTACAGTCATCGAATACAGCGCTCCAGAAGACTTTAGTTCGCTATTTTCGGTTGCTGCACAAAAAATCTCTGGACAAAATGCGGATATTTCCCAATTAATTAAATTAACTGGCACACTTAAAGCGCCAAGAATGATGTACTTATATGGAGAATAA
- a CDS encoding NAD kinase, whose product MAKTIFYFSYRKTEELHAKAKELKKITTDYGYELTDDYQKANVIISIGGDGAFLKSVRETGFRQDCLYAGIALTEQLGQYCDFHINQLDEIIKAAIEDRWLVRRYPTIYGTVNNTKAFYVLNEFNIRSSIIRTLTMDLYINDSHFETFRGDGMVISTPTGSTAYNKSVNGSIVDPLLPSMQVSELASINNNKFRTLGSSFILSPKRKLRIEISSEEGNNEFPMIGMDSEALSIQHVHEVNLEVGDRFINIIKLPKNSFWDKVKRNFL is encoded by the coding sequence ATGGCAAAAACTATTTTTTATTTTTCCTATCGCAAAACCGAAGAACTACATGCAAAAGCAAAAGAATTGAAGAAAATTACGACTGATTATGGATATGAATTAACAGACGACTATCAAAAAGCGAACGTTATCATCAGTATTGGTGGCGATGGTGCTTTTCTTAAATCCGTAAGAGAAACTGGCTTCCGTCAAGATTGTTTATATGCAGGGATTGCACTAACCGAACAATTAGGTCAATACTGTGATTTTCATATTAATCAATTGGATGAAATCATCAAAGCAGCTATTGAAGATCGTTGGTTAGTACGTCGTTACCCAACTATTTATGGAACAGTTAATAACACCAAAGCATTTTATGTATTGAATGAATTTAACATTCGTTCTTCTATCATCAGAACACTTACGATGGATCTGTATATTAATGATTCTCACTTTGAAACGTTCCGCGGTGATGGAATGGTTATTTCGACACCAACAGGAAGTACTGCTTATAATAAATCAGTCAATGGTTCTATCGTGGACCCACTTCTTCCATCTATGCAAGTAAGTGAACTGGCTTCTATAAACAACAACAAATTCCGTACGCTTGGCTCTTCTTTCATCCTTAGTCCAAAACGTAAACTACGTATTGAGATTTCGTCTGAAGAAGGAAATAACGAGTTCCCAATGATTGGAATGGACAGCGAAGCACTAAGCATTCAACACGTTCATGAAGTAAACTTAGAAGTAGGCGACCGTTTTATCAATATTATCAAACTACCTAAGAATTCTTTCTGGGATAAAGTGAAACGTAATTTCTTATAA